A portion of the Sabethes cyaneus chromosome 3, idSabCyanKW18_F2, whole genome shotgun sequence genome contains these proteins:
- the LOC128741597 gene encoding chymotrypsin inhibitor-like — translation MTYAVPYDTYCSGVNEVFSTCGSACPQTCDNYRLGSLGCGRPCQRGCFCRTGYVRNSVGVCVEPIQCTRRTVRVQQSSVGYYPGNYYGYGYGLGYAPDNLLRSAIY, via the exons ATGACCTACGCTGTTCCCTACG ATACGTACTGCAGTGGAGTAAACGAAGTCTTTTCAACCTGTGGATCAGCTTGTCCACAAACCTGCGACAACTATCGGTTGGGTTCGTTAGGATGTGGTCGGCCCTGCCAGCGAGGATGCTTCTGCCGTACGGGTTATGTCCGCAATTCGGTGGGAGTTTGCGTGGAACCTATCCAGTGCACCAGACGAACGGTTCGTGTTCAGCAGTCCAGCGTAGGATATTACCCGGGCAACTACTACGGGTACGGATATGGACTAGGATATGCTCCCGATAATCTTCTGCGATCGGCTATATATTAG
- the LOC128741595 gene encoding cysteine-rich venom protein 6-like: MKLVIVAIIAAVCVSMAYAVPYNTYCSGVNEVFSTCGSACPQTCDNYRLGALGCNRPCQRGCFCRTGYVRNSVGVCVEPVQCTRRTIRVQQSSVGYYPGSYYGGYGYGLGYAPDNLLRSVVY, from the exons atgaaactgGTAATTGTTGCAATCATTGCCGCCGTGTGCGTTTCTATGGCATATGCTGTACCATACA ATACGTACTGCAGTGGAGTCAACGAAGTCTTTTCAACCTGTGGATCTGCTTGTCCGCAAACCTGTGATAACTACCGATTGGGTGCGCTAGGATGTAATCGGCCCTGCCAGCGAGGATGCTTCTGCCGTACGGGTTATGTCCGCAATTCGGTAGGAGTTTGCGTGGAACCTGTCCAGTGTACCAGACGAACGATTCGTGTTCAACAGTCCAGTGTAGGATACTATCCGGGCAGCTACTATGGTGGCTACGGATACGGGCTAGGATATGCACCCGATAATCTTTTGCGATCCGTTGTTTATTAA